ACAGGCAGGCGTCTGTGCTGCAACTACCCAAGCCACGCCGTGAATTTGTGGGATTTGGCAGACCCACTCCTCCATAGCTCTCTACAGCCCCCCTACAAGATCCCTTTCGCAAAGCCAGCCTTGCAGCCTACCCACACCCTAGGGCAGCCAGGCATCAGGCAGCTGAGAGCACAAGACATGGCAGAGCTGCAACCCTCCTCTTCTCGCACACTTACTCGGAGGTAGTTGAGTGTGGAGTTTGAGAGCCCACAGCGTGTGATGTTCTTGGATAACTGGTCCAGCATCTGCGGATCCTGTGCCTAGGAGCGAAAGGGACAGAAGGCTCAGCTGCATCCAGGCTGGGAGGAGCCCTCCCATGCCCTGGCATGTGATGCAGGACTGGGTTGAGGTCCCCCACCTGCACAGCACCTTgaggagctcagcagctctgtgtcgTTCATGCCCAGGGGTGCTCCTGGAGATGTACTCACATGCATGGCAAGGATGCTGCGGGGAATAAGTTCTCGATGCTGGCGGATGCTGAAATGCCAGGTCTTTATCCTCATCATGTCATCAAACATGAACTCCAGGTAGAGCCGCCCCTCCACACACACCTGGGCGGGAAGGGCACAGGgtcaggcacaggctgccccaGCTTTCCCCAGCCCAGATCCCCACTGCTGCACACTGGAACACACTCATAGTGGTTTGCCTCTGCCTCTCGTGAGTCTCAGCAGAAGCCATATCCACGAGCCCGAAATGTACAGCCCCGTGGGACTGTAGCCATCAAGAGGGCACAAAAAACCAaggcaggaggggcagcagaAGCTGCGGGTGCAGGCAGTACCTGGGTGAACATGGGCTTGCCGTGCTGGGTGACCATGGTGCACTGGTCGCAGTCCAGCGAGACAAAGTTGTTGTGGAAGGATTCCTTGGGGTGCTTGAGCACATAGTACAGCTCTGTGGCTCCCCCTTCAAAGATGCTGCGGAAGTAACGGGGAATCAGAGTCCGGCCAAtcgctgcagcaggaggaggaggaaaataagGTCAGTAAATCCAGCTCATCCAGATGTTCCTTGGAAAGCACATGATGACAGTCCCCCCCCATACCTTCTGGCTGAAACAGCTGAGCTCTGACACCCTACCCACATCCCCCATAGCACACGACTGTTGCCTGCTGAAGGGCAATACCCTTAGGAAGTAGGGTTCAAGCTGGTACTCACTGTATCTCTTTGGTCCATCCTCCAAGCAGAAAGTGATTGTTAACATGGCATCATCCTCAAAGAACTCTGTGGTGAAGGCATCCCACCACAGATTGTCACATTCCTGGGAATGGCAGAAAGATGCTAAGTTatggggaggagagagagacagacagacactggctgccaggcacagcagccatGTGCTCAACCCACGGAAGACTGCGCTCCGAGCTGAATGCTCGGAGATGGGGGTGATAAGCCCTGTCCCACAGCCACATGTGGGAGAAGGTGGTGGCGGCCCCCACTGCCGAAAAACGGCCCTAGCCAACCCTCACCCTCCCAGCTGCCTACCTCTGTCCAGTTCTGCAGCCGCTTGTTGAGCTCAAATATCCTGTAGTCGGTCTGGTTCCCGTACGGCGTGTGCCTCCTGCCCAGAGAGCACAGCAAGCCATCAGAGGGGAAGGCAGCCACAGGGTGTGGAGGGGTCCTGAGCCCACAGGGGGAACACATACAGCCACTCCAGGGCTGGCAGAGTCTGAGCAATCCTCCCAAAAGCCCCAGCCAGCCAGCatgctggccctgctgaggcacCCCCACCACAGGCACGAGCTCCCCCCAAGCAGGGTCCACCCCAGCCCCCCATGCTTACCCGATTCCAGGCTCCAGGTACGTCGGTGGGTACATAGGAGTAGGTCTAGCAGTGGAAAGAGATGCAGGCACGTCAGTGCTAGCAGGGATCTCCCTGCTCACCACAGCTCCTACTTCCCTGGCTAGAGCAGGCAGTCAGGCTCACTGGAGCTGAGTGATTCCCCACAGTGCAGACTGTACTCTGGCTGCCAATATTTGATAGCCTCATGGGGCAAGCTGTAGCCCAAAACTGGGCTCTGATCCCACATCATTGGCTCCTCCACCCCTGAGACCTAGCCAACTGCTCCCTGGGGACATACCCATCTCCTCTGCAGCAGTGACTGGtgccaggcaggacagacaCTGAAGGGGCTGttttggcaggagctgggagggctccTTGTCATCCCAGGGGCTTGGTCAGGCAAAGGCCTGACAGAGGTGAGGACCTGGAGGCTTCCTTCATTCCAAATATCACTCATCCTCAACCCACTAACACCTGTGCCTGCTCCAATTCCCTCTTTGCTCTTGTGCTAACTGAACTCCATGCACTGCAGCCTCTGTTTGCTGCTGGGAAGCATAACACAGAGACGCTAGGGTGCAAACTGCAGAGTGTCCTCGACATTGCAGACCCCTCCCTGGGCCCCAGCTCACCCCACATCTCGATCCAGCATGGTGCCTGGGTGGAAGGGGGGGAAGGCGTTGCCGTTCGGGGGCTCCTTTGGCGAGTACAGCTTGAACGACTTAGAGGAACagcctggagagagagaggggacacGGGTCAGTCAGGGGCACCCTGTGAGGAGAGACacgctgctgctggaggaggaggaagaggaggaggaagaagaggaggcgTAAGGATGCACCAGTCAAACCTCAtcagcacagccccatccctccTCTGCTTCCCCCCTGATGTCAGCCTACTCGCTTCATCCCACACACAGCTCCAGGCCTCCCCTGTGCAGGATGGAACTCACAGGGTCAAGGCTGAGCTCTCAGGATCAGCAGCCAGAGGGGCCCAACCGCATCCCCAGGGTTTCTCACTGGTACCCAAAGTTTGTCAGTTCTcagctggctgggctctggggatgTGCCCGAGGGGGACAGTCCAGCTGGTGAGCCTGAAGAGGAGCTGGCTGGGCCCTAGCCCTCCCTCCCACACTGCTCCTAATCCCACTGACCAACCCGGGAACCACACAGGATCTTTTTGCTGACCTTTCTATCGTCATGGTGACGGGTGAATAATTGCCCAGAGGGATGGATGGCGGGTCCCCAGGCAGCCACCATCTGCCGCTCAGGCAGGCCAGCGGCCACCCGGATCCAGGCGGACAGAGAGATCCCATACGCCAGCCTCCAGCTGTGAtcaaatcaccccaaaacctcactGCCCACCACAGCACCAGGGCAAAGGACAAAGAGCCCATAGAGGGGTATGGGGTGTGATGGGGTCTGAAACGGAGCACACGATGTATGAAACCAGCACACATCCTGAAAACAACCTGGGGGCCCCAGAATAGAAGACATTAGTTAagccaggcagagccagccccatCCAGGTTCCTTAGGAGCAGCAAGGGGCTCCCACACTCACCAGCCCACTCCCACCACAAAGGCAGGTTCCCGGGAGCAGTGGCTGCCAGCACCGCTCCCAAGCCCCGCGGGAGCCCCAGCACGCCCCGCGGCTGGCAGGACCCGGCACGCTGGCTGCGCCAGGATGCTGCTGAGGCACGcggctccctccctcccggcaGGCAGGCGGGCAGACGGGCTGACCTGGATGGGGCGCAGCAGTGGGCGAGCTGCCAGGCAGCTCCGGCTCCACCGGCTCAGCCGGCCCTGCCGAGCACAGACACGTCTCCCCCCcgtcctgctgcaggcagggcccCGGAGCCGGCCGTGCCGGGCTACCGCTGCAGCCGGGGCCAAGGCGGGATCCCCATCGGCTGCCCGcctgcacacagccctgggATGGGCACTTCCCAACACCCACGAACTGCCAGGATTGCCACCCAGTCCTGCAGAGAGCAAACCCAGCAGGGGAAGGAAGTGTCCCAGACACACCACTGCCCCTCTGGGTTCCACTCCATGGCCACGCTGTGCAGAagggtgccagggcaggactggagcagcagctcgaCCATGATGGACACAAGAGGGGAGTAAGAAGCATCGGAGTGAAGAAaagcagtgccaccagcacagggacccAAGACGTCCAGCTTGTTGCAACAAAGAACTCATTAGCCAACAGAGGTGAATAACCAAGACATCACCTTCATCCCTGCCAAGCCATCTGGGACCCCAAGTCAGCAGTCACAGGGATTGCACACACTGCTGAGCAAGGGCTGGTCGAAAATAGAAGGGGTCGCCTCCCAAGCATTAAATCCAACTTCCAATGGGGGAAATCCGTGTTTTACTTCTTGATTTTCTTGGGGCCTTTTCACCGCGtttccccacagcagctgaagacagctcctccccagcactCACCAGGATCTACCAGtcctgtggggctggagccagcccagccacTCAGCCGTGGCTCACTGTTCCCACTCCTGCCCGCCTGCAGTGAGGATAAGTGGGACATGGCACAATTTCTCATATAGCTGCTAACAATGTCAGCCCCTTGCTCTTACTGAATGTTTTCATAGATAAAACAAGTTTTAATAGGGAGTTTGGTGCTAGTCagttgctgctgcagaggagtttttgctttctgctttatCCACATCAACTTGTGCCTAACAGACAATAATTCAGCCCAAACTGTACTAGAAACATAGCATTTCTATTTCCTCCATTCTGTTGTTATACAATATGACACTGAAGCATGTTCAGCACATAGGAAACTTCCCAAAACTCCCCAACTTCTGTTGAAAACAAACCAATTCATTAGGCAGAGACAGCAGTGGCTGAAGCACTGCTGGTCATCATGTCCTgaggggcagaaaaaaaaatcagacccAGCAGGTCTCATCCTtcaattctttgtttttattcactGATAAGACATGGGAAGACTAAATTCCCAAGGCTTCTTGCTGTCCTGAGTCCCCATCTTGTTTTTCAGGATGCAGGAAGGTCTCTTGGGGTGGTGAGACCAGGGAGACATATCACTCTCCATCCATTGTGCTTCTCATGCTCTTCCCtagctccctgctgctggaggtgggacAGCAGACGAGACAGGCCATCACTTCTACCCAAGCCTCTATTTCCATCCTGGGGCTTTCCCAGCAGGTGAATATGGAGACGCCCTGCTTTTGGAGCTCTCAGTGACCTGCGTCAGGATCTAGAGGAGTGGAGAGAAGCCTGTTATATGACCTCAGCAAGACTGGCATCCTGACCAAGtataatttttaatgcagtGTAAAATATGTCACTGGATGCAGTGGTTTGAAATAACACTAACAACAGCCTTAGGATTTGATACAAGCTGTCCAAATTCTGCATTCACTGTAGACACACTGCACACATTACATGAAGTAACACAATTACTTtacagcagcaggaacaccAACTTTTACTCACACATAGGTCATGACGCCTGGTCTGGGAGCTCCCTCCATCACCACCTCTTTTCTTCATActgccccagctgcctgcaagccctgtccagccagGTGCAGTGACACTGACACGCAGGATGGGCCTGTCCCAAATGCCTGGCCCTAGCTGCTCTTTCTGCATGCCCATGCTCTGCCTGCTTTGAGCACAGGACCTGGTGATGCAGGCAGGCTTCGTGCAAACAGGGATGCTGCTTGGTGGCTGAGCATGCAATGCCCCTGTGGAACACAAGGCAACATGAGATGCTTCCTGTGACCGCTCAAAGGTGCTGGCCCAGCGACACAAAAACAtccagcaagggaaaaaaaatcaggctgaCGCTGCAGCTGCTGATCTACCGGCCCAGGCAGGTCTGGGCAAACAGCGCAGTGTTCGTGGCCAGGTGGGTGGCTCCATGGCTGCTCTTCAGCATGGAAGTGTGGGAGAAGGGAACCCGAGGAAGGGATCTCACAGTTCAGCATCCTCGGCCGAGGCCAGGTCTACAGACCTGCCACAAAAGTGTGGGCAAGTAAACAGCTCCAGGTGGGTGACCGCCCAGGGAACAGAAGGCAGGTGCTCTGCCCATGACTCATGtacagcccagcactgcccaacCCTCCACAtgccttctcctctgctgttcctgcttgTGAACTATCAGCCCTATGAGGAAAGCTCTTCTGGTGCACTCTGTGGTGGGTTTGCCGGAGCAGGAATGATTCACATCCCAGCCAAGCTCACAGAGCTGGGGAACATCAGATTTTCCAAGGCACCAAAATCAGGGTGGACACCTCACAGAGCCAACACAGCCAGGAGATAGCAAGGTACTGTGAGCCGAGACCAGCACCATGGAGctgcctgcctgggcaggggacatggaaagcaaggagaaaagcCCTGCCTGAACTCCCATAACTTCAGTTTATCATCAAATAGCAAAGAACTGCTCCTTGAAGGACAAAGGCGAAGCAGCTCATCTTGTTCCTCCTATAcctgtggctgctggcaggaatCAGTGCCCCCCTACCAGACAGGAGCCACCCCTGATCGGGCAGCCAGTGTGCTCTCTGTGTAACCAGCAAAGCTCACCAACAAGGCAGAGGCTAAAAAcataaatgatgaaaaaaaaatgaagaagtgGGGCTTGAAAGGGGCTGCAGCGTTACAGCTCAGCCGGGGAGtgtcctgctcctcccagcagcCCGGGAAGAAGAGAGGCCAGCCTTCGCTAAAGGCAGCCGGTGCTTCCCGGAATGCTCTGTGCCTGTTTCCTGGCTGCCTAACGAAGCTTTAAAGTGTAAATAGCGGCATTGTTTCATAGGCCTGCCTCGATAGGGTGTGGGCGCCCTGATAGCGGGAAGAAATACATCTTCCCAGGCCAGTACTGCTGGCATGAGGGTGCTATCTGGGACTGGATGCAGGGCAGCATCTCAAATAATTCACGTGGTTTTGCCCAGTGACAGTGCCTGGTGTCCAGGAagttggcagggctgggaggcaAACACGAAGTATTCAGAGTGACTGGGACAGGCAAAGGCACATGGAGCAGACCACGGTCTGCCCACACAAGCCTGCCTTCaccccttctttctccttttctttggaaTAGAGGGGATTGGGAGAGGCTAGTTGCAAACTCTGATGCTGTTGTTAAGCCCACAGGAGCCCAGGTGGAACCCACCAAGACACGGCCTGAGACATTATCAGTGACAATATCAATTTGCAGAAAGCCCGCTTGCTTTAAAGATGCACAACTGGTGAAGCTGAAGCTCCCACGAGTCTGGGCTCTCCAGGGAAGAGGAGATATCACTTTTGGAGGAGACCATGTGCCACGGACTCAGTAGTATCCAGAGGCTGACCCCAGCCAGGACACTGCCTGGCCCTGACCTGTGGGAAGGCAAAACCTGCATCACCGCCGCATGCAATCCGGCTGCATGCAGGGATTACTCTCTCACTTTTCCCAAGCTGCACAGAGCTTATGTGGACAGAGCTTATATGGACCACAAGCTGCCTCCCTGCCCACACCACACCGTGTGCATGGTGTCCCAGCCCCAGGTCACATCCTGCAATATTAGTGCAAAAGTcctccacagcagcacacaAAGCATCTGAACCCAAGGGTGCTCTTCTCTGCAGATCAGGTCACAAGTTTAGGGGGACAGCCAGAAAAGGGATAATTACCTGCAGCTAATTATTACAAAGTGACAATCTTGATGTAGGCTGCAAAGCAGTGCCATCTGAAAGCATCAGGTGATGAGAACCTGGCCGGGATGTGGATTTGCAGGTCAGGGCTCAGCGTAGTCCCacaggcccagctctgccagggtcCAGGGTCTTCCAGGAAGGCATCCTCTGGAGCTGGACATTCAGCTGGGGCCCCTGGGAACTGCACTGCCCTGCAGTACCTAGGGACAGCAAGAGTCTcccctttcccattttcttcctcagatGATTCAGACATGTAGACGGAGAAttctccaggaggaaaaaagggtaGAAAAGCACACCCTGCCAATTGCAAAACATCCAGAAAATTGAATCACATCCACGGCTGCAAGCCCCAGATGCAATCCCACAGATAACCCAGTTTCAGCTCCACTACTATCAACTTACCATGGGGCAGTCATTTCCTGCAACTCTCAGTGAAATATCCCACTGTCCCTAATTACTCCTTTCAGTTCACTGTTTCAAAGATTATCCATAATCAAACACTGTCGGTTTCAGCCTCAGAAACTCACCTTTCAAATTTTCAGAcactttccctctctcccaga
This region of Vidua macroura isolate BioBank_ID:100142 chromosome 8, ASM2450914v1, whole genome shotgun sequence genomic DNA includes:
- the LDB1 gene encoding LIM domain-binding protein 1 isoform X3, with product MLDRDVGPTPMYPPTYLEPGIGRHTPYGNQTDYRIFELNKRLQNWTEECDNLWWDAFTTEFFEDDAMLTITFCLEDGPKRYTIGRTLIPRYFRSIFEGGATELYYVLKHPKESFHNNFVSLDCDQCTMVTQHGKPMFTQVCVEGRLYLEFMFDDMMRIKTWHFSIRQHRELIPRSILAMHAQDPQMLDQLSKNITRCGLSNSTLNYLRLCVILEPMQELMSRHKTYSLSPRDCLKTCLFQKWQRMVAPPAEPARQQPSKRRKRKMSGGSTMSSGGGNTNNSNSKKKSPASTFALSSQVPDVMVVGEPTLMGGEFGDEDERLITRLENTQFDAANGIDDEDSFNNSPALGANSPWNSKPPSSQESKSENPTSQASQ
- the LDB1 gene encoding LIM domain-binding protein 1 isoform X2; amino-acid sequence: MSVGCACPGCSSKSFKLYSPKEPPNGNAFPPFHPGTMLDRDVGPTPMYPPTYLEPGIGRHTPYGNQTDYRIFELNKRLQNWTEECDNLWWDAFTTEFFEDDAMLTITFCLEDGPKRYTIGRTLIPRYFRSIFEGGATELYYVLKHPKESFHNNFVSLDCDQCTMVTQHGKPMFTQVCVEGRLYLEFMFDDMMRIKTWHFSIRQHRELIPRSILAMHAQDPQMLDQLSKNITRCGLSNSTLNYLRLCVILEPMQELMSRHKTYSLSPRDCLKTCLFQKWQRMVAPPAEPARQQPSKRRKRKMSGGSTMSSGGGNTNNSNSKKKSPASTFALSSQDVMVVGEPTLMGGEFGDEDERLITRLENTQFDAANGIDDEDSFNNSPALGANSPWNSKPPSSQESKSENPTSQASQ
- the LDB1 gene encoding LIM domain-binding protein 1 isoform X1, coding for MSVGCACPGCSSKSFKLYSPKEPPNGNAFPPFHPGTMLDRDVGPTPMYPPTYLEPGIGRHTPYGNQTDYRIFELNKRLQNWTEECDNLWWDAFTTEFFEDDAMLTITFCLEDGPKRYTIGRTLIPRYFRSIFEGGATELYYVLKHPKESFHNNFVSLDCDQCTMVTQHGKPMFTQVCVEGRLYLEFMFDDMMRIKTWHFSIRQHRELIPRSILAMHAQDPQMLDQLSKNITRCGLSNSTLNYLRLCVILEPMQELMSRHKTYSLSPRDCLKTCLFQKWQRMVAPPAEPARQQPSKRRKRKMSGGSTMSSGGGNTNNSNSKKKSPASTFALSSQVPDVMVVGEPTLMGGEFGDEDERLITRLENTQFDAANGIDDEDSFNNSPALGANSPWNSKPPSSQESKSENPTSQASQ